From Quercus lobata isolate SW786 chromosome 1, ValleyOak3.0 Primary Assembly, whole genome shotgun sequence, one genomic window encodes:
- the LOC115986381 gene encoding uncharacterized protein LOC115986381: MIISILGIWGILLNRRNIPIMSMPIESMLLAVNSNFLVFSVSSDDMMGQSFASLVSTVAAAESAIGLAIFVITFRVRGTIAVESINSIQGSGPFSLDELSSTNMQARKMLFAAIPSICALSSKKISIYNEEIIVARCFIGFLIFSRKSLGNTFKVTLDGRIQAIQEESQQFLNPNEVVPPESNEQQRLLRIRLRICGTVAKSLPMARCAPKCEKTVQALLCRNLNVKSATLPNATSSRRIRLQDDLVTGFHFSVSERFVPGCTLKASIVELIREGLGVLRMVRVGGSFKNKEDE; this comes from the exons ATGATCATCTCTATTTTAGGTATTTGGGGAATCCTCCTTAATAGACGAAATATTCCTATTATGTCAATGCCAATTGAATCAATGTTATTAGCTGTGAATTCGAACTTTTTGGTATTTTCCGTTTCTTCGGATGATATGATGGGTCAATCATTTGCTTCATTGGTTTCAACGGTGGCAGCTGCGGAATCCGCTATTGGGTTAGCCATTTTCGTTATTACTTTCCGAGTCCGAGGGACTATTGCTGTAGAATCCATTAATAGCATTCAAG GGTCAGGGCCTTTCTCGCTGGACGA ATTGAGTTCCACGAATATGCAGGCTAGAAAGATGCTATTTGCTGCTATTCCATCTATTTGTGCATTAAGTTCGAAGAAGATCTCAATCTATAATGAAGAAATTATAGTAGCTCGTTGTTTTATAGGCTTTCTCATATTCAGTCGGAAGAGTTTAGGTAATACTTTCAAAGTGACTCTCGACGGGAGAATCCAGGCTATTCAGGAAGAATCGCAGCAATTCCTCAATCCTAACGAAGTAGTTCCTCCGGAATCCAATGAACAACAACGATTACTTAGGATCCGTTTGCGAATTTGTGGCACCGTAGCAAAATCATTACCAATGGCACGCTGTGCGCCTAAGTGCGAAAAGACAGTGCAAGCTTTGTTATGCCGAAACCTAAATGTTAAGTCAGCAACACTTCCAAATGCCACTTCTTCCCGTCGCATCCGTCTTCAGGACGATCTAGTCACAGGTTTTCACTTCTCAGTGAGTGAAAGATTTGTCCCCGGGTGTACGTTGAAAGCTTCTATAGTAGAACTCATTCGAGAGGGCTTGGGGGTCTTAAGAATGGTTCGGGTGGGGGGTTCTTTTAAGAATAAAGAAGACGAATAG
- the LOC115986366 gene encoding uncharacterized protein LOC115986366 isoform X2: MPQLDKFTYFTQFFWSCLFFFTFYIPICNDGDGILGISRILKLRNQLVSHRGNNIRSNDPNSLEDILRKGFSTGVSYMYSSLFEVSQWCNAVDLLGKRRKITLISCFGEISGSRGMERNIFYLISKSSYSTSSNPGWGIACKNDIMLIHVPHGQGSLPQPERSTRAAFDFRPPAAQNALIRDLQRHSYHLVDPSPWPISGSLGALATTVGGVMYMHPFQGGATLLSLGLIFLLYTMFVWWRDVLRESTLEGHHTKVVQLGLRYGFILFIVSEVMFLFAFFWASSHSSLAPAVEIGGIWPPKGIWVLDPWEIPFLNTPILLSSGAAVTWAHHAILAGKEKRAVYALVATVSLALVFTGFQGMEYYQAPFTISDSIYGSTFFLATGFHGFHVIIGTLFLIICGIRQYLGHLTKEHHVGFEAAAWYWHFVDVVRLFLFVSIYWWGGI; this comes from the exons ATGCCTCAACTGGATAAATTCACTTATTTCACACAATTCTTCTGGTCatgccttttcttctttactttcTATATTCCCATATGCAATGATGGAGATGGAATACTTGGGATCAGCAGAATTCTAAAACTACGAAACCAACTGGTTTCACACCGGGGGAACAACATCCGGAGCAACGACCCCAACAGTTTGGAAGATATCTTGAGAAAAGGTTTTAGCACCGGTGTATCCTATATGTACTCTAGTTTATTCGAAGTATCCCAATGGTGTAACGCCGTCGACTTATTgggaaaaaggaggaaaatcACTTTGATCTCTTGTTTCGGAGAAATAAGTGGCTCACGCGGAATGGAAAGAAACATATTCTATTTGATCTCGAAGTCCTCATATAGCACTTCTTCCAATCCTGGATGGGGGATCGCTTGTAAGAATGACATAATGCTAATCCATGTTCCACACGGCCAAGGAAGCCTC CCTCAACCAGAGAGATCAACCCGCGCCGCCTTTGATTTTAGGCCGCCGGCGGCGCAGAACGCACTAATCCGCGACCTGCAA AGGCATTCTTATCATTTGGTAGATCCAAGTCCATGGCCTATTTCGGGTTCACTCGGAGCTTTGGCAACCACCGTAGGAGGTGTGATGTACATGCACCCATTTCAAGGGGGTGCAACACTTCTCAGTTTGGGCCTCATATTTCTCCTATATACCATGTTCGTATGGTGGCGCGATGTTCTACGTGAATCCACGTTGGAAGGACATCATACCAAAGTCGTACAATTAGGACTTCGATATGGTTTTATTCTGTTTATCGTATCGGAGGTTATGttcctttttgcttttttttgggcttcttctcattcttctttGGCACCTGCGGTAGAGATCGGAGGTATTTGGCCCCCAAAAGGGATTTGGGTTTTAGATCCTTGGGAAATCCCTTTTCTTAATACCCCTATTCTCCTTTCATCCGGAGCTGCCGTAACTTGGGCTCATCATGCTATACTCGCGGGGAAGGAAAAACGGGCAGTTTATGCTTTAGTAGCTACCGTTTCACTGGCTCTAGTATTCACTGGCTTTCAAGGAATGGAATATTATCAAGCACCCTTCACTATTTCGGATAGTATTTATGGTTCTACCTTTTTCTTAGCAACTGGCTTTCATGGTTTTCATGTGATTATAGGTACTCTTTTCTTGATCATATGTGGTATTCGCCAATATCTTGGTCATCTGACCAAGGAGCATCACGTTGGCTTTGAAGCAGCTGCATGGTACTGGCATTTTGTAGACGTGGTTCGGTTATTCCTATTTGTCTCTATCTATTGGTGGGGGGGTATATGA
- the LOC115986366 gene encoding uncharacterized protein LOC115986366 isoform X1 translates to MPQLDKFTYFTQFFWSCLFFFTFYIPICNDGDGILGISRILKLRNQLVSHRGNNIRSNDPNSLEDILRKGFSTGVSYMYSSLFEVSQWCNAVDLLGKRRKITLISCFGEISGSRGMERNIFYLISKSSYSTSSNPGWGIACKNDIMLIHVPHGQGSLVF, encoded by the coding sequence ATGCCTCAACTGGATAAATTCACTTATTTCACACAATTCTTCTGGTCatgccttttcttctttactttcTATATTCCCATATGCAATGATGGAGATGGAATACTTGGGATCAGCAGAATTCTAAAACTACGAAACCAACTGGTTTCACACCGGGGGAACAACATCCGGAGCAACGACCCCAACAGTTTGGAAGATATCTTGAGAAAAGGTTTTAGCACCGGTGTATCCTATATGTACTCTAGTTTATTCGAAGTATCCCAATGGTGTAACGCCGTCGACTTATTgggaaaaaggaggaaaatcACTTTGATCTCTTGTTTCGGAGAAATAAGTGGCTCACGCGGAATGGAAAGAAACATATTCTATTTGATCTCGAAGTCCTCATATAGCACTTCTTCCAATCCTGGATGGGGGATCGCTTGTAAGAATGACATAATGCTAATCCATGTTCCACACGGCCAAGGAAGCCTCGTTTTTTAA